One Bombus fervidus isolate BK054 chromosome 5, iyBomFerv1, whole genome shotgun sequence DNA window includes the following coding sequences:
- the LOC139987713 gene encoding SLIT-ROBO Rho GTPase-activating protein 1 isoform X4 has product MFKLAGRQEWEALTKDIRLQLNEQLRCLDIRMEAQVAIVAELQDFFRRRAELELDYSKSLDKLARSIQLRHKEQKQKREHWPLFSSYACWQQLINETKSLSRDHAALSEVYSTHLVGRLNQVMEDVQRIYKRCREIGYETHEEILRVLDELHTTMKTYQTYQTGSRQAETKLRVAEQQRSKLEVANAPPEKLARSKKYKLMEKEVNKRKVKYQEAKLKALKARNEYILCLEASNTTIHKYFVDDLSDLIDCMDFGFHNCIARALLMHCSAEEGRQRSLQSGAEQLAACVGALDSRADKQRFLESHHSAFMIPKKFEFQGQRGDEVLETPEPELQKLLHAEMEQRLSQLQQRLTSLRTESEEVWKTLETAEASLLEMLTAKDYDCSRYFGENAVPTSRPPETVQIKLRADRQETEEFYLTKFREYLLGTSRIARLDAKQEYIRQSLLDGSTASPNPSMSTTKQKQARRKRIGRLQMNGQPKLFGGSLEEYLESTNQEIPLIMKSCIRVINLYGLHHQGIFRVSGSQVEINNFREWFERGEDPLADVTDASDINSVAGVLKLYLRELREPLFPIIYFEHLMELAQLESKQEFVNKMKELISSLPRPVVIVMRYLFAFLNHLSEFSDENMMDPYNLAICFGPTLVPVPEDKDQVQYQNQVNELIKNIITFCEEIFPEDIGGTQYEKYISREPDDVDVGDSPTDQVQEDMDSEVYPSEDESENLEATAQFDFNARSERELSFKKGDTLTLYTQVSNDWWRGALAGREGLIPDKYIMIKIKDEEREKELLKSSSEESMRRRTSSSADSVLSSNNSPLMGPSGNPTTWPSSTTSDVQSTTNIITTDNSSNSGVIPAVVTNAPCISAQPIISRESIDETKMECYLQSLLLQRIFFWLEECASRVGKVSTPEKEKHIFVSDHRADTTPVIISNNTENEKISDFSESLQQRNEDTSEEAERISLMSLDGGSKRGTSRKQHWKSQSMGDTVQQTANSLQTSNTVSQDEEPQEQPTFSANRELWQRRATSQTQLNPPAPPNHKIFRASQEFREMRQKHTPDLVMDLPLSAQDASKKSASSSSLSSSDEETPTQPSRAEAATSPTGGPESPDMSTAAERFAKQNQCTLKKNTKSNPDASKLKRIETEHDPEQESEEIVRSTSSNQISDSMPLRSPLPPRSTPKIVAKFADMHLTGGSQVSSFKPQIKVKPTILRKPVLPFPHPHMSPELARKIEKQAQSAEQTN; this is encoded by the exons ATGTTCAAGCTCGCTGGACGACAAGAATGGGAGGCTTTGACGAAAG ACATACGGTTGCAGCTGAACGAACAGCTGAGATGTCTCGACATCCGGATGGAGGCCCAAGTCGCCATCGTGGCGGAGCTTCAGGATTTTTTTCGAAGAAGAGCCGAGCTCGAGCTCGATTACAGCAAGTCCCTCGACAAGTTAGCCAGAAGCATACAGCTCAGACACAAGGAGCAAAAGCAAAA GCGAGAACATTGGCCCCTATTCTCGAGTTATGCTTGCTGGCAACAACTTATCAACGAGACCAAGTCCTTAAGCAGAGATCATGCGGCTCTTTCAGAAGTGTACAGCACACATCTCGTCGGTCGTCTCAATCAGGTGATGGAAGATGTTCAACGGATATACAAGCGT TGCCGTGAAATAGGCTACGAGACGCACGAGGAGATCCTTCGAGTGTTGGACGAGCTGCATACCACGATGAAAACGTATCAGACATACCAGACGGGGTCACGGCAAGCGGAAACGAAGCTTCGTGTGGCGGAACAACAACGCAGCAAGCTCGAGGTGGCGAATGCCCCGCCCGAGAAGCTCGCGCGTAGCAAGAAATACAAGCTCATGGAAAAGGAAGTGAACAAG AGGAAGGTCAAGTATCAAGAGGCGAAGCTAAAGGCGTTGAAAGCAAGAAACGAGTACATTTTGTGTCTGGAGGCATCCAATACAACAATACACAAGTATTTTGTGGACGACCTGTCAGATCTTATCGAT TGTATGGATTTTGGATTTCACAATTGCATCGCAAGAGCGTTGCTGATGCATTGTAGCGCAGAGGAAGGTAGGCAACGTTCGCTGCAATCCGGTGCTGAACAATTAGCAGCATGTGTTGGTGCTCTAGACTCGAGGGCGGATAAACAGAGGTTTTTAGAATCTCATCATTCTGCTTTCATGATACCTAAGAAGTTTGAATTCCAAGGTCAACGAGGGGACGAGGTACTTGAA acTCCAGAACCGGAACTGCAAAAATTGTTACACGCTGAGATGGAACAAAGATTGTCCCAATTGCAACAAAGACTCACATCTTTGAGAACAGAATCTGAAGAAGTTTGGAAAACCTTGGAGACAGCAGAAGCTAGTCTATTGGAAATGTTAACCGCGAAAGACTACGACTGTTCCAGATACTTTGGTGAGAATGCTGTTCCCACCTCTAGGCCACCAGAAACTGTGCAAATTAAGCTCAGAGCAGATAGACAGGAAACTGAAGAATTCTACCTCACG aaattCAGGGAATACCTTCTTGGAACATCAAGAATAGCTAGGTTAGACGCAAAACAAGAATACATTCGACAAAGCCTGTTAGATGGCTCGACTGCTAGCCCGAATCCATCAATGTCAACAACGAAGCAAAAACAAGCTCGGAGAAAACGAATCGGTAGATTGCAGATGAACGGCCAACCAAAGTTATTCGGTGGCTCATTGGAAGAATATTTGGAAAGCACTAATCAAGAGATACCTTTAATCATGAAAAGTTGCATTAGAGTGATTAATCTATATGGTCTTCATCATCAAGGTATTTTCCGAGTCTCGGGCTCCCAGGTAGAAATTAACAATTTCCGGGAATGGTTCGAAAGAGGAGAAGATCCATTGGCCGACGTCACTGATGCGTCCGACATTAACAGCGTAGCCGGTGTGTTGAAGCTCTATTTGAGAGAACTAAGGGAACCACTGTTTCCTATTATTTACTTCGAACATTTAATGGAATTAGCACAACTAGAATCGAAGCAAGAGTTTGTTAACAAGATGAAGGAACTGATTTCCAGTCTTCCAAGACCAGTTGTCATAGTGAtgcggtacttgttcgctttTCTTAATCA CCTCTCAGAATTTTCGGATGAAAACATGATGGATCCCTACAACTTAGCAATTTGCTTCGGCCCCACCTTGGTACCTGTTCCAGAAGACAAGGACCAAGTACAATACCAGAACCAAGTGAACGAACTCATCAAGAACATTATCACGTTCTgtgaagaaatatttccaGAAGATATTGGAGGTACTCAATATGAAAAGTACATCAGTAGAGAACCTGACGACGT AGACGTGGGAGATTCGCCGACGGACCAGGTCCAGGAAGACATGGACTCCGAAGTGTATCCATCTGAGGATG AATCGGAAAACCTCGAAGCCACAGCGCAATTCGATTTCAATGCAAGGTCCGAAAGAGAGTTAAGCTTCAAAAAGGGAGATACCTTGACTCTATACACACAAGTCAGTAATGACTGGTGGCGAGGTGCCTTGGCCGGTAGAGAGGGGCTTATTCccgataaatatattatgatcAAGATAAA GGACGAAGAACGTGAAAAGGAACTCCTGAAGTCGTCGAGTGAAGAATCAATGCGAAGAAGGACTTCAAGCTCTGCCGATAGTGTTCTTTCAAGTAACAATTCACCGCTGATGGGACCGTCTGGAAATCCAACTACTTGGCCCTCTAGCACTACGTCCGACGTGCAGTCAACCACAAATATAATCACAACAGACAATAGCAGTAACAGTGGTGTTATTCCAGCAGTCGTGACAAATGCCCCTTGCATCTCAGCACAACCAATCATCAGTCGAGAG TCTATAGATGAAACCAAAATGGAATGCTACTTGCAGAGCCTACTTCTCCAGCGGATATTCTTTTGGCTTGAG GAATGTGCATCTCGAGTAGGAAAGGTATCAACACCAGAAAAAGAGAAGCATATCTTCGTTTCTGATCATCGTGCAGACACAACGCCAGTCATTATTAGTAATAATACTGAGAACGAGAAGATATCAGACTTCAGCGAGTCGTTACAACAACGCAACGAAGATACTAGCGAAGAAGCAGAACGTATTTCCTTAATGAGCCTAGACGGCGGATCAAAGCGTGGAACAAGTAGAAAACAACACTGGAAATCCCAAAGCATGGGTGATACTGTGCAGCAGACTGCGAATTCTCTTCAAACAAGCAATACTGTCTCTCAAGATGAAGAACCTCAGGAACAACCGACGTTTTCTGCGAATCGAGAGCTTTGGCAAAGACGAGCGACGTCGCAAACGCAATTGAACCCGCCTGCGCCTCCTAATCATAAAATTTTCCGTGCCTCCCAAGAATTCCGTGAAATGCGTCAGAAACATACACCGGATTTGGTAATGGATCTGCCTTTATCGGCACAGGATGCGAGTAAAAAGTCTGCTTCGTCGAGCAGTCTCAGCAGCTCTGACGAAGAGACACCAACTCAGCCATCTCGTGCTGAAGCGGCCACATCGCCAACGGGCGGTCCTGAGTCCCCTGACATGAGCACAGCTGCAGAACGATTTGCTAAACAGAACCAATGCACTCTAAAGAAAAATACCAAGTCGAATCCTGACGCGTCAAAGTTAAAACGTATAGAGACCGAACACGATCCCGAACAAGAGTCTGAGGAAATTGTTAGGTCGACAAGTTCCAATCAGATCTCGGATTCAATGCCTTTGAGATCACCTCTTCCTCCACGTTCGACGCCTAAGATAGTGGCGAAATTTGCAGATATGCACCTAACAGGCGGCAGCCAGGTGTCCTCGTTCAAGCCGCAGATAAAAGTGAAGCCAACGATTCTCAGAAAACCGGTGTTACCATTCCCACATCCGCACATGAGTCCTGAGCTCGCGAGGAAAATCGAGAAGCAAGCGCAGAGCGCCGAACAAACCAATTAA
- the LOC139987713 gene encoding SLIT-ROBO Rho GTPase-activating protein 1 isoform X6 encodes MDEEEIDGVKSPIKRLGSTRKLLVFNNIRLQLNEQLRCLDIRMEAQVAIVAELQDFFRRRAELELDYSKSLDKLARSIQLRHKEQKQKREHWPLFSSYACWQQLINETKSLSRDHAALSEVYSTHLVGRLNQVMEDVQRIYKRCREIGYETHEEILRVLDELHTTMKTYQTYQTGSRQAETKLRVAEQQRSKLEVANAPPEKLARSKKYKLMEKEVNKRKVKYQEAKLKALKARNEYILCLEASNTTIHKYFVDDLSDLIDCMDFGFHNCIARALLMHCSAEEGRQRSLQSGAEQLAACVGALDSRADKQRFLESHHSAFMIPKKFEFQGQRGDETPEPELQKLLHAEMEQRLSQLQQRLTSLRTESEEVWKTLETAEASLLEMLTAKDYDCSRYFGENAVPTSRPPETVQIKLRADRQETEEFYLTKFREYLLGTSRIARLDAKQEYIRQSLLDGSTASPNPSMSTTKQKQARRKRIGRLQMNGQPKLFGGSLEEYLESTNQEIPLIMKSCIRVINLYGLHHQGIFRVSGSQVEINNFREWFERGEDPLADVTDASDINSVAGVLKLYLRELREPLFPIIYFEHLMELAQLESKQEFVNKMKELISSLPRPVVIVMRYLFAFLNHLSEFSDENMMDPYNLAICFGPTLVPVPEDKDQVQYQNQVNELIKNIITFCEEIFPEDIGGTQYEKYISREPDDVDVGDSPTDQVQEDMDSEVYPSEDESENLEATAQFDFNARSERELSFKKGDTLTLYTQVSNDWWRGALAGREGLIPDKYIMIKIKDEEREKELLKSSSEESMRRRTSSSADSVLSSNNSPLMGPSGNPTTWPSSTTSDVQSTTNIITTDNSSNSGVIPAVVTNAPCISAQPIISREECASRVGKVSTPEKEKHIFVSDHRADTTPVIISNNTENEKISDFSESLQQRNEDTSEEAERISLMSLDGGSKRGTSRKQHWKSQSMGDTVQQTANSLQTSNTVSQDEEPQEQPTFSANRELWQRRATSQTQLNPPAPPNHKIFRASQEFREMRQKHTPDLVMDLPLSAQDASKKSASSSSLSSSDEETPTQPSRAEAATSPTGGPESPDMSTAAERFAKQNQCTLKKNTKSNPDASKLKRIETEHDPEQESEEIVRSTSSNQISDSMPLRSPLPPRSTPKIVAKFADMHLTGGSQVSSFKPQIKVKPTILRKPVLPFPHPHMSPELARKIEKQAQSAEQTN; translated from the exons ACATACGGTTGCAGCTGAACGAACAGCTGAGATGTCTCGACATCCGGATGGAGGCCCAAGTCGCCATCGTGGCGGAGCTTCAGGATTTTTTTCGAAGAAGAGCCGAGCTCGAGCTCGATTACAGCAAGTCCCTCGACAAGTTAGCCAGAAGCATACAGCTCAGACACAAGGAGCAAAAGCAAAA GCGAGAACATTGGCCCCTATTCTCGAGTTATGCTTGCTGGCAACAACTTATCAACGAGACCAAGTCCTTAAGCAGAGATCATGCGGCTCTTTCAGAAGTGTACAGCACACATCTCGTCGGTCGTCTCAATCAGGTGATGGAAGATGTTCAACGGATATACAAGCGT TGCCGTGAAATAGGCTACGAGACGCACGAGGAGATCCTTCGAGTGTTGGACGAGCTGCATACCACGATGAAAACGTATCAGACATACCAGACGGGGTCACGGCAAGCGGAAACGAAGCTTCGTGTGGCGGAACAACAACGCAGCAAGCTCGAGGTGGCGAATGCCCCGCCCGAGAAGCTCGCGCGTAGCAAGAAATACAAGCTCATGGAAAAGGAAGTGAACAAG AGGAAGGTCAAGTATCAAGAGGCGAAGCTAAAGGCGTTGAAAGCAAGAAACGAGTACATTTTGTGTCTGGAGGCATCCAATACAACAATACACAAGTATTTTGTGGACGACCTGTCAGATCTTATCGAT TGTATGGATTTTGGATTTCACAATTGCATCGCAAGAGCGTTGCTGATGCATTGTAGCGCAGAGGAAGGTAGGCAACGTTCGCTGCAATCCGGTGCTGAACAATTAGCAGCATGTGTTGGTGCTCTAGACTCGAGGGCGGATAAACAGAGGTTTTTAGAATCTCATCATTCTGCTTTCATGATACCTAAGAAGTTTGAATTCCAAGGTCAACGAGGGGACGAG acTCCAGAACCGGAACTGCAAAAATTGTTACACGCTGAGATGGAACAAAGATTGTCCCAATTGCAACAAAGACTCACATCTTTGAGAACAGAATCTGAAGAAGTTTGGAAAACCTTGGAGACAGCAGAAGCTAGTCTATTGGAAATGTTAACCGCGAAAGACTACGACTGTTCCAGATACTTTGGTGAGAATGCTGTTCCCACCTCTAGGCCACCAGAAACTGTGCAAATTAAGCTCAGAGCAGATAGACAGGAAACTGAAGAATTCTACCTCACG aaattCAGGGAATACCTTCTTGGAACATCAAGAATAGCTAGGTTAGACGCAAAACAAGAATACATTCGACAAAGCCTGTTAGATGGCTCGACTGCTAGCCCGAATCCATCAATGTCAACAACGAAGCAAAAACAAGCTCGGAGAAAACGAATCGGTAGATTGCAGATGAACGGCCAACCAAAGTTATTCGGTGGCTCATTGGAAGAATATTTGGAAAGCACTAATCAAGAGATACCTTTAATCATGAAAAGTTGCATTAGAGTGATTAATCTATATGGTCTTCATCATCAAGGTATTTTCCGAGTCTCGGGCTCCCAGGTAGAAATTAACAATTTCCGGGAATGGTTCGAAAGAGGAGAAGATCCATTGGCCGACGTCACTGATGCGTCCGACATTAACAGCGTAGCCGGTGTGTTGAAGCTCTATTTGAGAGAACTAAGGGAACCACTGTTTCCTATTATTTACTTCGAACATTTAATGGAATTAGCACAACTAGAATCGAAGCAAGAGTTTGTTAACAAGATGAAGGAACTGATTTCCAGTCTTCCAAGACCAGTTGTCATAGTGAtgcggtacttgttcgctttTCTTAATCA CCTCTCAGAATTTTCGGATGAAAACATGATGGATCCCTACAACTTAGCAATTTGCTTCGGCCCCACCTTGGTACCTGTTCCAGAAGACAAGGACCAAGTACAATACCAGAACCAAGTGAACGAACTCATCAAGAACATTATCACGTTCTgtgaagaaatatttccaGAAGATATTGGAGGTACTCAATATGAAAAGTACATCAGTAGAGAACCTGACGACGT AGACGTGGGAGATTCGCCGACGGACCAGGTCCAGGAAGACATGGACTCCGAAGTGTATCCATCTGAGGATG AATCGGAAAACCTCGAAGCCACAGCGCAATTCGATTTCAATGCAAGGTCCGAAAGAGAGTTAAGCTTCAAAAAGGGAGATACCTTGACTCTATACACACAAGTCAGTAATGACTGGTGGCGAGGTGCCTTGGCCGGTAGAGAGGGGCTTATTCccgataaatatattatgatcAAGATAAA GGACGAAGAACGTGAAAAGGAACTCCTGAAGTCGTCGAGTGAAGAATCAATGCGAAGAAGGACTTCAAGCTCTGCCGATAGTGTTCTTTCAAGTAACAATTCACCGCTGATGGGACCGTCTGGAAATCCAACTACTTGGCCCTCTAGCACTACGTCCGACGTGCAGTCAACCACAAATATAATCACAACAGACAATAGCAGTAACAGTGGTGTTATTCCAGCAGTCGTGACAAATGCCCCTTGCATCTCAGCACAACCAATCATCAGTCGAGAG GAATGTGCATCTCGAGTAGGAAAGGTATCAACACCAGAAAAAGAGAAGCATATCTTCGTTTCTGATCATCGTGCAGACACAACGCCAGTCATTATTAGTAATAATACTGAGAACGAGAAGATATCAGACTTCAGCGAGTCGTTACAACAACGCAACGAAGATACTAGCGAAGAAGCAGAACGTATTTCCTTAATGAGCCTAGACGGCGGATCAAAGCGTGGAACAAGTAGAAAACAACACTGGAAATCCCAAAGCATGGGTGATACTGTGCAGCAGACTGCGAATTCTCTTCAAACAAGCAATACTGTCTCTCAAGATGAAGAACCTCAGGAACAACCGACGTTTTCTGCGAATCGAGAGCTTTGGCAAAGACGAGCGACGTCGCAAACGCAATTGAACCCGCCTGCGCCTCCTAATCATAAAATTTTCCGTGCCTCCCAAGAATTCCGTGAAATGCGTCAGAAACATACACCGGATTTGGTAATGGATCTGCCTTTATCGGCACAGGATGCGAGTAAAAAGTCTGCTTCGTCGAGCAGTCTCAGCAGCTCTGACGAAGAGACACCAACTCAGCCATCTCGTGCTGAAGCGGCCACATCGCCAACGGGCGGTCCTGAGTCCCCTGACATGAGCACAGCTGCAGAACGATTTGCTAAACAGAACCAATGCACTCTAAAGAAAAATACCAAGTCGAATCCTGACGCGTCAAAGTTAAAACGTATAGAGACCGAACACGATCCCGAACAAGAGTCTGAGGAAATTGTTAGGTCGACAAGTTCCAATCAGATCTCGGATTCAATGCCTTTGAGATCACCTCTTCCTCCACGTTCGACGCCTAAGATAGTGGCGAAATTTGCAGATATGCACCTAACAGGCGGCAGCCAGGTGTCCTCGTTCAAGCCGCAGATAAAAGTGAAGCCAACGATTCTCAGAAAACCGGTGTTACCATTCCCACATCCGCACATGAGTCCTGAGCTCGCGAGGAAAATCGAGAAGCAAGCGCAGAGCGCCGAACAAACCAATTAA
- the LOC139987713 gene encoding SLIT-ROBO Rho GTPase-activating protein 1 isoform X2 produces the protein MFQCIIQQRNGWIHPYNPDTKDVLPDIRLQLNEQLRCLDIRMEAQVAIVAELQDFFRRRAELELDYSKSLDKLARSIQLRHKEQKQKREHWPLFSSYACWQQLINETKSLSRDHAALSEVYSTHLVGRLNQVMEDVQRIYKRCREIGYETHEEILRVLDELHTTMKTYQTYQTGSRQAETKLRVAEQQRSKLEVANAPPEKLARSKKYKLMEKEVNKRKVKYQEAKLKALKARNEYILCLEASNTTIHKYFVDDLSDLIDCMDFGFHNCIARALLMHCSAEEGRQRSLQSGAEQLAACVGALDSRADKQRFLESHHSAFMIPKKFEFQGQRGDEVLETPEPELQKLLHAEMEQRLSQLQQRLTSLRTESEEVWKTLETAEASLLEMLTAKDYDCSRYFGENAVPTSRPPETVQIKLRADRQETEEFYLTKFREYLLGTSRIARLDAKQEYIRQSLLDGSTASPNPSMSTTKQKQARRKRIGRLQMNGQPKLFGGSLEEYLESTNQEIPLIMKSCIRVINLYGLHHQGIFRVSGSQVEINNFREWFERGEDPLADVTDASDINSVAGVLKLYLRELREPLFPIIYFEHLMELAQLESKQEFVNKMKELISSLPRPVVIVMRYLFAFLNHLSEFSDENMMDPYNLAICFGPTLVPVPEDKDQVQYQNQVNELIKNIITFCEEIFPEDIGGTQYEKYISREPDDVDVGDSPTDQVQEDMDSEVYPSEDESENLEATAQFDFNARSERELSFKKGDTLTLYTQVSNDWWRGALAGREGLIPDKYIMIKIKDEEREKELLKSSSEESMRRRTSSSADSVLSSNNSPLMGPSGNPTTWPSSTTSDVQSTTNIITTDNSSNSGVIPAVVTNAPCISAQPIISRESIDETKMECYLQSLLLQRIFFWLEECASRVGKVSTPEKEKHIFVSDHRADTTPVIISNNTENEKISDFSESLQQRNEDTSEEAERISLMSLDGGSKRGTSRKQHWKSQSMGDTVQQTANSLQTSNTVSQDEEPQEQPTFSANRELWQRRATSQTQLNPPAPPNHKIFRASQEFREMRQKHTPDLVMDLPLSAQDASKKSASSSSLSSSDEETPTQPSRAEAATSPTGGPESPDMSTAAERFAKQNQCTLKKNTKSNPDASKLKRIETEHDPEQESEEIVRSTSSNQISDSMPLRSPLPPRSTPKIVAKFADMHLTGGSQVSSFKPQIKVKPTILRKPVLPFPHPHMSPELARKIEKQAQSAEQTN, from the exons ACATACGGTTGCAGCTGAACGAACAGCTGAGATGTCTCGACATCCGGATGGAGGCCCAAGTCGCCATCGTGGCGGAGCTTCAGGATTTTTTTCGAAGAAGAGCCGAGCTCGAGCTCGATTACAGCAAGTCCCTCGACAAGTTAGCCAGAAGCATACAGCTCAGACACAAGGAGCAAAAGCAAAA GCGAGAACATTGGCCCCTATTCTCGAGTTATGCTTGCTGGCAACAACTTATCAACGAGACCAAGTCCTTAAGCAGAGATCATGCGGCTCTTTCAGAAGTGTACAGCACACATCTCGTCGGTCGTCTCAATCAGGTGATGGAAGATGTTCAACGGATATACAAGCGT TGCCGTGAAATAGGCTACGAGACGCACGAGGAGATCCTTCGAGTGTTGGACGAGCTGCATACCACGATGAAAACGTATCAGACATACCAGACGGGGTCACGGCAAGCGGAAACGAAGCTTCGTGTGGCGGAACAACAACGCAGCAAGCTCGAGGTGGCGAATGCCCCGCCCGAGAAGCTCGCGCGTAGCAAGAAATACAAGCTCATGGAAAAGGAAGTGAACAAG AGGAAGGTCAAGTATCAAGAGGCGAAGCTAAAGGCGTTGAAAGCAAGAAACGAGTACATTTTGTGTCTGGAGGCATCCAATACAACAATACACAAGTATTTTGTGGACGACCTGTCAGATCTTATCGAT TGTATGGATTTTGGATTTCACAATTGCATCGCAAGAGCGTTGCTGATGCATTGTAGCGCAGAGGAAGGTAGGCAACGTTCGCTGCAATCCGGTGCTGAACAATTAGCAGCATGTGTTGGTGCTCTAGACTCGAGGGCGGATAAACAGAGGTTTTTAGAATCTCATCATTCTGCTTTCATGATACCTAAGAAGTTTGAATTCCAAGGTCAACGAGGGGACGAGGTACTTGAA acTCCAGAACCGGAACTGCAAAAATTGTTACACGCTGAGATGGAACAAAGATTGTCCCAATTGCAACAAAGACTCACATCTTTGAGAACAGAATCTGAAGAAGTTTGGAAAACCTTGGAGACAGCAGAAGCTAGTCTATTGGAAATGTTAACCGCGAAAGACTACGACTGTTCCAGATACTTTGGTGAGAATGCTGTTCCCACCTCTAGGCCACCAGAAACTGTGCAAATTAAGCTCAGAGCAGATAGACAGGAAACTGAAGAATTCTACCTCACG aaattCAGGGAATACCTTCTTGGAACATCAAGAATAGCTAGGTTAGACGCAAAACAAGAATACATTCGACAAAGCCTGTTAGATGGCTCGACTGCTAGCCCGAATCCATCAATGTCAACAACGAAGCAAAAACAAGCTCGGAGAAAACGAATCGGTAGATTGCAGATGAACGGCCAACCAAAGTTATTCGGTGGCTCATTGGAAGAATATTTGGAAAGCACTAATCAAGAGATACCTTTAATCATGAAAAGTTGCATTAGAGTGATTAATCTATATGGTCTTCATCATCAAGGTATTTTCCGAGTCTCGGGCTCCCAGGTAGAAATTAACAATTTCCGGGAATGGTTCGAAAGAGGAGAAGATCCATTGGCCGACGTCACTGATGCGTCCGACATTAACAGCGTAGCCGGTGTGTTGAAGCTCTATTTGAGAGAACTAAGGGAACCACTGTTTCCTATTATTTACTTCGAACATTTAATGGAATTAGCACAACTAGAATCGAAGCAAGAGTTTGTTAACAAGATGAAGGAACTGATTTCCAGTCTTCCAAGACCAGTTGTCATAGTGAtgcggtacttgttcgctttTCTTAATCA CCTCTCAGAATTTTCGGATGAAAACATGATGGATCCCTACAACTTAGCAATTTGCTTCGGCCCCACCTTGGTACCTGTTCCAGAAGACAAGGACCAAGTACAATACCAGAACCAAGTGAACGAACTCATCAAGAACATTATCACGTTCTgtgaagaaatatttccaGAAGATATTGGAGGTACTCAATATGAAAAGTACATCAGTAGAGAACCTGACGACGT AGACGTGGGAGATTCGCCGACGGACCAGGTCCAGGAAGACATGGACTCCGAAGTGTATCCATCTGAGGATG AATCGGAAAACCTCGAAGCCACAGCGCAATTCGATTTCAATGCAAGGTCCGAAAGAGAGTTAAGCTTCAAAAAGGGAGATACCTTGACTCTATACACACAAGTCAGTAATGACTGGTGGCGAGGTGCCTTGGCCGGTAGAGAGGGGCTTATTCccgataaatatattatgatcAAGATAAA GGACGAAGAACGTGAAAAGGAACTCCTGAAGTCGTCGAGTGAAGAATCAATGCGAAGAAGGACTTCAAGCTCTGCCGATAGTGTTCTTTCAAGTAACAATTCACCGCTGATGGGACCGTCTGGAAATCCAACTACTTGGCCCTCTAGCACTACGTCCGACGTGCAGTCAACCACAAATATAATCACAACAGACAATAGCAGTAACAGTGGTGTTATTCCAGCAGTCGTGACAAATGCCCCTTGCATCTCAGCACAACCAATCATCAGTCGAGAG TCTATAGATGAAACCAAAATGGAATGCTACTTGCAGAGCCTACTTCTCCAGCGGATATTCTTTTGGCTTGAG GAATGTGCATCTCGAGTAGGAAAGGTATCAACACCAGAAAAAGAGAAGCATATCTTCGTTTCTGATCATCGTGCAGACACAACGCCAGTCATTATTAGTAATAATACTGAGAACGAGAAGATATCAGACTTCAGCGAGTCGTTACAACAACGCAACGAAGATACTAGCGAAGAAGCAGAACGTATTTCCTTAATGAGCCTAGACGGCGGATCAAAGCGTGGAACAAGTAGAAAACAACACTGGAAATCCCAAAGCATGGGTGATACTGTGCAGCAGACTGCGAATTCTCTTCAAACAAGCAATACTGTCTCTCAAGATGAAGAACCTCAGGAACAACCGACGTTTTCTGCGAATCGAGAGCTTTGGCAAAGACGAGCGACGTCGCAAACGCAATTGAACCCGCCTGCGCCTCCTAATCATAAAATTTTCCGTGCCTCCCAAGAATTCCGTGAAATGCGTCAGAAACATACACCGGATTTGGTAATGGATCTGCCTTTATCGGCACAGGATGCGAGTAAAAAGTCTGCTTCGTCGAGCAGTCTCAGCAGCTCTGACGAAGAGACACCAACTCAGCCATCTCGTGCTGAAGCGGCCACATCGCCAACGGGCGGTCCTGAGTCCCCTGACATGAGCACAGCTGCAGAACGATTTGCTAAACAGAACCAATGCACTCTAAAGAAAAATACCAAGTCGAATCCTGACGCGTCAAAGTTAAAACGTATAGAGACCGAACACGATCCCGAACAAGAGTCTGAGGAAATTGTTAGGTCGACAAGTTCCAATCAGATCTCGGATTCAATGCCTTTGAGATCACCTCTTCCTCCACGTTCGACGCCTAAGATAGTGGCGAAATTTGCAGATATGCACCTAACAGGCGGCAGCCAGGTGTCCTCGTTCAAGCCGCAGATAAAAGTGAAGCCAACGATTCTCAGAAAACCGGTGTTACCATTCCCACATCCGCACATGAGTCCTGAGCTCGCGAGGAAAATCGAGAAGCAAGCGCAGAGCGCCGAACAAACCAATTAA